In [Clostridium] cellulosi, one genomic interval encodes:
- the nrdR gene encoding Transcriptional repressor NrdR (High confidence in function and specificity) has product MKCPFCGYGESRVIDSRPTDDGERIRRRRECIRCQKRFTTHEIIESLPLIVIKKDKSRQTFDRNKLINGMMRACEKRPVPLQVLESAADSIEMTLQNSLDREVTSEKIGELVMEKLKDIDEVAYVRFASVYRQFTDINTFMEEVTKLLNSKKSSNQQQKL; this is encoded by the coding sequence ATGAAATGTCCGTTTTGCGGTTATGGTGAAAGCAGAGTTATTGATTCGCGGCCGACTGATGATGGTGAACGTATTAGAAGGAGGCGTGAGTGCATCAGATGTCAGAAGCGTTTTACGACGCATGAGATAATCGAAAGTCTGCCGCTTATTGTGATTAAAAAGGACAAGTCGCGGCAGACGTTTGACCGGAACAAACTGATTAACGGAATGATGAGGGCCTGCGAAAAGCGGCCGGTTCCGCTTCAAGTGTTGGAATCCGCGGCTGATTCAATCGAGATGACCCTTCAAAACTCACTGGACAGAGAAGTGACTTCTGAAAAAATCGGTGAGTTGGTCATGGAAAAGCTGAAGGACATTGATGAGGTCGCTTATGTCAGGTTTGCGTCGGTGTATCGCCAATTTACGGACATTAATACATTTATGGAAGAAGTAACAAAACTGCTGAACAGCAAGAAATCATCAAATCAGCAGCAGAAACTTTAA
- a CDS encoding putative membrane protein (Hypothetical protein) produces MIKNLKTAIIILAAILLLICSSHIYLNSSAQRMSDIINSAEKSAIEGNIDAAFKQIDAFESEWAFNKHVYATFIRHAEIDLANQSAAKLRAYLKDEDRTDFIAECETLRMQIKHIAESDRFSLDNIF; encoded by the coding sequence ATGATAAAAAATCTAAAAACCGCGATAATCATACTGGCAGCAATCCTGTTGCTGATCTGCTCAAGCCATATTTATTTAAACAGCTCGGCCCAAAGGATGTCGGATATCATAAACTCCGCTGAAAAAAGCGCGATTGAGGGGAATATTGATGCGGCTTTTAAGCAAATTGATGCTTTCGAATCGGAATGGGCCTTTAATAAGCACGTATACGCCACTTTTATACGGCATGCGGAAATCGACCTTGCCAACCAGTCCGCCGCAAAACTCCGGGCATATCTCAAAGATGAGGACAGAACCGATTTTATAGCCGAATGTGAAACCCTGCGGATGCAGATAAAGCATATAGCTGAGAGTGATCGTTTCAGCTTAGATAACATTTTTTGA
- a CDS encoding hypothetical protein (High confidence in function and specificity), whose amino-acid sequence MGIAFIRTVILYVLVVAAVRIMGKRQIGELQPSELVVAILISELAAIPMQETGTPLSSGIIPILTLIACEVILSALTLSNIKLRHIISGKPSILIKDGQIDQREMKRLRFTVDDLMEELRNSGYMNLDEIAYAVLETNGKLSVFPKCENKPVTAGMMNIKCEDTGLPTMLICDGILSLPSLAGVGKDMVWLEDTLTKQGLTPEDVFIMTIDKSEKTIIIPKDKT is encoded by the coding sequence ATGGGCATTGCATTTATCAGGACAGTTATTCTTTATGTACTTGTAGTTGCCGCGGTGAGGATCATGGGCAAGCGCCAGATCGGTGAACTGCAGCCCTCTGAACTTGTGGTCGCCATACTGATATCTGAGCTTGCGGCGATCCCTATGCAGGAAACAGGAACGCCACTCTCCAGCGGCATTATACCTATTCTGACACTTATCGCATGCGAGGTTATTTTGTCCGCCTTAACCCTTTCAAACATAAAACTGCGCCATATCATCAGCGGAAAGCCAAGTATCCTTATAAAAGACGGGCAAATCGACCAGCGGGAGATGAAACGGCTGCGCTTTACGGTCGATGACCTCATGGAAGAGCTGCGGAACAGCGGGTATATGAACCTGGACGAAATCGCCTATGCAGTGCTTGAAACCAACGGAAAGCTCAGCGTGTTCCCCAAATGTGAGAACAAACCCGTAACGGCGGGAATGATGAATATTAAATGTGAAGATACCGGGCTGCCGACAATGCTTATATGCGACGGTATCTTGTCACTGCCTTCTCTTGCCGGCGTGGGAAAAGATATGGTATGGCTTGAAGATACACTGACAAAACAAGGGCTTACGCCCGAGGACGTGTTTATTATGACAATTGACAAGTCCGAAAAAACGATAATCATCCCGAAAGATAAAACTTAA
- a CDS encoding carbohydrate binding protein (High confidence in function and specificity), giving the protein MHINSEHKDRLNKVEEAARKTSELQITGRARPYREIKRLHRQLNKVRETYKKLIYGHKQVTHAFEWLYDNYYILEREGRQVIKDLWKCTPLPAAGGEILVRLHAEALCEAAAGAIDVEIIEYYIESAQKIRSFESSELSAMALMLRAALISGAAQACSEDVTEEERMRLLSDAVKTLNFLNTFDFSQIVERQSSLEKILSRDPAGVYSKMDERTRALYRSRIAKLALKRGIAENEAAELVLKLAQNGKTERERHVGYYILNMELDRPRKNIRGKLYLTLLAVLPAVFAILLGILFRLWWLPLLLYLPLWEMLRPILDYFILKGVPATFLPRMDLRGKIPEEAPTLVIVSLLLTSPQKAEEFSKKLEQFYYSNGCGRIMFGILADLKESNLPEKPEDKAICEAAVKQVRALNRKYGNRFCIFIRGRRFNETQGGFSGWERKRGAITELIRMIKGRETSIMIFEGDLEELKKTRYIITLDEDTELLMDSAAEMVSAAMHPLNVPEIENGIVTKGYGILAPRMGVNLESAAITPFSRIMAGAGGVTAYDNAAGDTYQDIFGEGIFAGKGIIDVDAFYKVLDNALPQNRILSHDIIEGCYMRAGFLSDVELTDGFPGRPVPWFDRLHRWIRGDWQNISFILNKLPNGQKSPLNALSRFKLFDNLRRSVTPIFAFICLIVSAFVPLAPAILLIIIAFLSLSGAGLFSALLAVIRGGPSMLSRKYHCRVLPQAVNSIAQGVLAYLFLPHHAIIALDAIIRALWRLKTGKKLLEWVTAAESESQKGVRHNTLLTSLRRFWSSFVVGALFLLLAPQPAAKFAGSFFIITPFIAWLSGRPTPPIRDELSAEDAERLRSYAAAMWRFYEDYVTEQDNFLPPDNYQEAPVSILAHRTSPTNIGLYLLSTLAARDLKLIDSETMFERIRATITTIEKMEKWKGHLYNWYETKTLKPMKPVYVSTVDSGNLLCCLVALREGIKDYENECDGTDDLVGRITKLIDDTDLGALYNKHRRLFHLGYDVDAGKLTEIYYDLLMSEARMTSYYAIAKRIVPKRHWGALGRTLTRQNGYTGPISWTGTMFEYMMPHLLLPVYEDSMAAETMRFVIYCQQRRVKASGLPWGISESGFYSFDAALNYQYEAHGVQKLALKRGMNDQLVISPYSTFLALPFCRTASMKNLKRLEEMGLYGRCGFYEAADFSYKRTGGHMAVVKSYMAHHVGMSLVATDNTLLDGIMQERFMRDHEMRTAKDLLCEKIPADAVVFHDVMLRDIPEKPGRYGIVREDFETLSPVTPRVNAVSNGEYTMVLTDVGASMSIFHGVDVTRRSADLLRGPAGIFAVASFDGELLCVTAAPEYNEDKLIRRHVEFNTHGAIYHARTQNYGVDMQALLHAGMPCEIRAVELENYTQKRVEAKLLFYFEPSLAKWMDEAAHPAFSRLFLHVDYRSDTKMLIFSRRTRGAEVPACIAVGFMEHEVDFEFDSDRPVLLTRPYGASSLPRALDIPFSSRTGAIPEAAVAIRLKTELGSRQRKLFTLIIAAASNPEEAAARLIEARRIGFHGFIKNAAGKDSGVMETRLAGLVLPQILFPTADGQSMPEDLAMGLLNAGEAVQKNRLGQSGLWQLGISGDYPIILFHYDSNAGIERLESYVKMHRALRLKGIQFDLVITYRDGGDYSRSKYNNIMQKIRTCCCEYLCGSRGGIHVINLDTQPDEIRVLLISSACHIASPKLKRNVHIPFHAAPLRPTTPLSGKDKPEIKTYGGGFSEDSFIITHNKENPIVPWSHIIANPVFGTLVTDRGLGFTWAINARENKLTPWSNDTTADLRGEMILVKIGQRIYDLCLNAYVTYSPSKAVYESEAEGLRFKVTVSVPGKFMSKVVTLEVENGRDREMNLEAAYYTEPVLSVSEATRRHIAIKKERDAVIMRNPWSQVSGCSFLSALEGFDNFVHSRAGFLSGRWQDKSSTPSPDPCAAVIKKLRLPPKRSEKINFVLGFAGNEKAAKTTLTLLKSRDIAALDNHSNKPFIKVKTPDKKLDAIINTWLMTQCINSRINGRTGFYQCGGAWGFRDQLQDSCAALFADPAITKAHIYRCAAHQFKEGDVMHWWHQLPLRDGGSRGVRTRCSDDLLWLPYTVCEYLDKTGDYSIFDHEIYYLDGPELNKTEEDRYFRPPRSEEKENVYGHCVRAINRALTQGRHGIPLFGSGDWNDGMNLVGIGGEGESVWLSMFEIIVLERFAKVARHMKDDAFAERCESEAKRLREATDASCWDGKWYLRGFYDDGSPLGSAENTECRIDILPQAFSAIAGLSDKERRQTALDSVAEHLVDERLKLVRLFTPAFDRGGRNPGYIRSYSPGIRENGGQYTHAAVWGALGFLYEGRTDEAYKILSWINPAERAKDADSALIYRLEPYYLAADIYTNPACEGRGGWSLYTGAAGWYYRTAVEYMLGIKISADKITLSPSLPQDWPGFEAKISLGGAEMDITVERGGKGLSVDGSPAEFIPIDGKDHKALLSI; this is encoded by the coding sequence ATGCATATCAATAGTGAACATAAAGACCGTTTAAATAAAGTAGAAGAAGCTGCAAGAAAGACATCAGAGTTGCAGATTACAGGGCGAGCACGTCCCTACAGAGAAATAAAAAGGCTTCACCGTCAACTGAATAAAGTGCGTGAAACATACAAAAAGCTGATATATGGCCACAAGCAGGTGACCCACGCATTCGAATGGCTTTACGACAACTATTACATTCTGGAACGGGAAGGGCGCCAAGTTATAAAAGATCTTTGGAAATGCACCCCCCTGCCGGCAGCAGGCGGAGAGATTTTGGTGCGCCTTCACGCGGAAGCACTGTGCGAAGCAGCGGCCGGAGCAATTGACGTCGAAATCATAGAATACTACATCGAATCGGCGCAGAAGATCCGCAGCTTTGAAAGCAGCGAGCTTTCCGCCATGGCGCTTATGCTGAGGGCGGCCCTTATCTCGGGCGCCGCGCAGGCATGTTCCGAAGACGTTACTGAGGAAGAACGGATGCGGCTGCTGTCAGACGCCGTAAAAACACTCAATTTCCTAAATACATTCGACTTTTCGCAGATTGTTGAGCGCCAGAGCAGCCTTGAAAAGATTCTTTCCCGCGACCCTGCCGGCGTTTACAGCAAAATGGACGAGCGCACAAGGGCGCTTTACCGCTCCCGCATTGCAAAACTGGCGCTGAAACGGGGTATTGCCGAAAACGAGGCCGCCGAGCTGGTGTTGAAACTAGCGCAGAACGGAAAAACCGAGCGTGAACGCCACGTCGGCTATTATATTCTCAACATGGAACTCGACAGGCCGCGAAAAAACATCAGAGGCAAGCTCTATTTGACGCTCCTTGCGGTACTGCCTGCTGTTTTCGCCATCCTGCTCGGGATTCTGTTCAGGCTGTGGTGGCTGCCCTTGCTCTTATACCTGCCGCTGTGGGAAATGCTTCGTCCCATCCTCGATTACTTTATATTAAAAGGCGTGCCAGCGACATTCCTGCCGCGAATGGATCTGCGCGGCAAGATACCTGAAGAAGCGCCGACGCTCGTTATCGTATCGTTACTGCTTACCTCACCGCAGAAAGCCGAGGAGTTTTCAAAGAAGCTCGAACAGTTTTATTATTCAAACGGGTGCGGCCGTATCATGTTCGGCATACTCGCTGACCTTAAAGAGTCAAACCTGCCTGAGAAGCCAGAGGACAAGGCTATCTGCGAGGCGGCTGTAAAACAGGTCCGCGCTTTAAACCGCAAATACGGGAACCGCTTTTGTATTTTTATCCGCGGCCGCCGGTTCAATGAAACCCAAGGGGGATTTTCCGGCTGGGAGAGAAAGCGCGGCGCCATAACTGAGCTTATACGCATGATAAAAGGGCGGGAAACCTCGATTATGATTTTCGAGGGGGACTTAGAGGAACTTAAAAAAACAAGGTATATCATTACGCTTGACGAGGATACTGAGCTTTTGATGGATTCTGCGGCGGAAATGGTCTCTGCCGCTATGCACCCGCTCAATGTGCCGGAGATTGAGAACGGCATAGTGACAAAAGGGTACGGCATATTGGCGCCGAGAATGGGCGTAAACCTGGAATCGGCAGCCATTACGCCCTTTTCGCGCATTATGGCGGGCGCGGGCGGCGTCACCGCCTATGACAACGCCGCAGGCGACACATATCAGGATATCTTCGGGGAAGGCATCTTCGCTGGCAAAGGCATAATCGACGTCGATGCCTTTTACAAGGTACTCGATAACGCCTTGCCGCAGAACCGCATTTTAAGCCACGATATCATCGAGGGCTGTTATATGCGGGCCGGATTTTTGTCCGATGTTGAGCTGACCGACGGATTCCCGGGCCGCCCTGTGCCGTGGTTTGACAGGCTCCACCGCTGGATTCGCGGCGACTGGCAGAATATCAGCTTCATATTAAACAAGCTTCCGAACGGGCAGAAATCGCCGCTTAACGCCCTGTCACGCTTCAAGCTGTTCGATAACCTCCGCCGCTCAGTAACCCCGATATTTGCTTTTATCTGCCTTATCGTATCTGCCTTTGTGCCGCTGGCTCCGGCAATCCTGCTGATTATCATTGCTTTCCTTTCCCTGTCCGGGGCAGGGCTTTTCAGCGCTCTGCTGGCAGTCATTCGCGGCGGCCCGTCCATGCTCTCAAGAAAATATCACTGCCGCGTGCTGCCCCAGGCGGTGAATTCCATCGCTCAAGGTGTGCTGGCTTATCTTTTTTTGCCTCACCATGCAATCATAGCATTGGACGCGATAATAAGGGCGCTGTGGCGGCTCAAGACAGGCAAGAAGCTGCTGGAATGGGTCACCGCAGCGGAGTCAGAATCGCAGAAGGGAGTCCGGCATAATACACTGCTGACGTCGCTGAGGCGGTTTTGGTCTTCCTTTGTAGTCGGTGCACTGTTCCTCCTTTTAGCGCCTCAGCCTGCGGCGAAATTTGCAGGCAGTTTTTTTATCATAACGCCGTTTATCGCATGGCTTTCGGGACGGCCGACGCCGCCTATCCGCGACGAGCTGTCAGCCGAGGACGCTGAGCGCCTGCGGTCTTACGCCGCGGCAATGTGGCGGTTCTATGAGGATTATGTCACCGAACAGGACAATTTCCTGCCCCCTGACAACTACCAAGAGGCGCCTGTAAGCATACTTGCGCACAGGACTTCGCCGACAAATATCGGGCTATATCTGCTTTCCACCCTCGCCGCCCGCGATTTGAAGCTCATAGACAGCGAAACAATGTTCGAAAGGATCCGGGCAACCATCACGACAATCGAGAAAATGGAGAAATGGAAGGGGCACCTTTACAACTGGTATGAGACAAAGACCCTAAAGCCCATGAAACCTGTCTATGTTTCAACCGTCGACAGCGGCAACCTGCTCTGCTGCCTTGTGGCCCTAAGGGAAGGCATTAAAGACTACGAAAATGAATGTGACGGCACCGATGACCTTGTGGGCCGCATAACGAAGCTCATCGATGACACCGACCTCGGCGCGCTTTACAATAAGCACCGGCGCCTTTTTCATCTGGGCTATGACGTGGACGCCGGGAAGCTCACCGAGATATATTACGACTTGCTTATGAGCGAGGCGCGTATGACAAGTTATTATGCCATCGCCAAAAGAATTGTTCCTAAACGCCATTGGGGCGCCCTTGGGCGTACGCTTACCCGTCAGAACGGCTATACCGGCCCCATCTCATGGACCGGAACGATGTTTGAGTATATGATGCCACACCTGCTCCTCCCTGTTTATGAGGACTCGATGGCGGCGGAGACTATGCGTTTCGTAATTTACTGCCAGCAGCGGCGGGTCAAGGCAAGCGGGTTGCCGTGGGGCATCTCAGAAAGCGGCTTTTATTCCTTTGACGCTGCGCTGAACTATCAGTATGAGGCCCACGGCGTACAGAAACTCGCCTTAAAGCGCGGCATGAATGACCAGCTCGTCATCTCGCCCTATTCCACATTCCTTGCCCTGCCGTTCTGCCGGACAGCGAGTATGAAAAACTTAAAGCGCTTAGAGGAAATGGGCCTGTACGGGCGCTGCGGGTTCTATGAGGCGGCCGACTTCAGCTATAAGCGCACAGGCGGGCATATGGCGGTAGTAAAAAGCTATATGGCGCACCACGTCGGCATGTCGCTTGTCGCCACCGACAACACCCTGCTGGACGGCATAATGCAAGAAAGGTTCATGCGCGACCACGAGATGAGGACGGCAAAGGACCTTCTGTGCGAAAAGATACCCGCCGACGCGGTGGTATTCCACGACGTCATGCTCAGGGATATCCCCGAAAAGCCGGGCAGGTACGGCATTGTGCGGGAAGACTTTGAAACGCTGAGTCCTGTGACCCCGCGGGTGAACGCTGTATCCAACGGCGAGTACACGATGGTGCTGACCGACGTGGGCGCGTCGATGTCGATATTCCACGGCGTCGACGTGACGCGGAGAAGTGCCGACCTGCTGCGGGGCCCGGCAGGTATCTTCGCCGTCGCGTCATTTGACGGGGAACTGCTCTGCGTCACCGCAGCGCCGGAATATAATGAGGACAAGCTGATTAGGCGCCATGTTGAATTCAACACCCATGGGGCAATCTATCATGCACGCACCCAGAACTACGGTGTGGATATGCAGGCCCTGCTCCATGCGGGCATGCCTTGCGAAATTAGGGCGGTGGAACTGGAAAACTATACGCAGAAGCGGGTAGAAGCGAAACTGCTGTTCTATTTTGAACCGTCCCTCGCAAAATGGATGGATGAGGCGGCTCATCCGGCGTTCTCAAGGCTTTTCCTGCATGTCGATTACCGCTCTGATACCAAAATGCTTATTTTTTCACGTAGGACAAGAGGCGCTGAGGTGCCGGCATGTATCGCGGTAGGTTTTATGGAGCATGAGGTTGACTTTGAATTTGACAGCGACCGGCCGGTGCTTCTGACAAGGCCTTATGGCGCCTCCTCGCTCCCGCGGGCGCTGGATATACCGTTCAGCAGCCGGACAGGGGCAATCCCCGAGGCCGCAGTGGCCATCCGTTTAAAAACGGAGCTGGGCTCACGTCAGCGGAAGCTTTTCACGCTGATAATTGCCGCGGCAAGCAACCCTGAGGAGGCCGCCGCGCGGCTTATTGAGGCAAGACGTATCGGTTTCCACGGATTTATTAAAAATGCCGCCGGAAAAGATTCCGGCGTCATGGAAACACGGCTCGCCGGCCTTGTGCTGCCGCAGATTTTGTTCCCGACTGCTGACGGTCAATCTATGCCTGAGGATCTGGCAATGGGGCTTTTAAATGCCGGTGAAGCCGTCCAGAAAAACCGGTTGGGGCAGTCCGGCCTTTGGCAGCTCGGCATTTCAGGCGATTACCCGATTATACTCTTTCATTATGACAGCAATGCCGGCATTGAGCGGCTCGAATCCTATGTAAAGATGCACAGGGCCCTCAGACTTAAGGGCATACAGTTTGACCTTGTCATAACCTACCGGGACGGCGGAGATTATTCCCGCAGCAAATATAACAACATCATGCAGAAAATCAGAACCTGCTGCTGTGAGTATCTCTGCGGCTCAAGGGGCGGAATTCATGTAATTAACCTCGACACCCAGCCCGATGAGATAAGGGTGCTGCTTATTTCCTCGGCTTGCCATATTGCCTCACCAAAGCTCAAGCGAAACGTGCATATTCCGTTTCACGCCGCGCCGCTGCGTCCCACCACTCCGCTGTCTGGAAAGGACAAGCCTGAAATCAAGACCTATGGGGGCGGTTTCTCCGAAGACAGCTTTATCATCACCCACAACAAGGAAAACCCGATTGTGCCTTGGAGCCATATCATCGCTAACCCGGTTTTCGGAACCCTTGTAACCGACCGAGGGCTCGGTTTCACTTGGGCTATCAACGCCCGGGAAAACAAGCTGACCCCGTGGAGCAACGACACCACCGCCGACCTCCGGGGCGAAATGATCCTTGTCAAGATAGGCCAGAGGATTTATGACCTTTGCCTCAATGCATATGTTACCTACAGCCCGTCAAAAGCTGTATACGAATCAGAGGCGGAGGGGCTGCGCTTTAAAGTAACCGTTTCTGTCCCTGGCAAATTCATGTCAAAGGTAGTAACACTTGAGGTGGAAAACGGGAGGGACCGTGAAATGAACCTTGAAGCGGCGTATTATACTGAGCCGGTGCTGTCGGTTTCGGAGGCTACAAGGCGGCATATCGCTATAAAGAAGGAAAGAGACGCCGTCATTATGCGCAACCCGTGGTCACAGGTATCGGGGTGCTCGTTCCTGTCGGCGCTTGAAGGGTTTGACAACTTTGTCCACTCAAGGGCAGGGTTCCTTTCCGGCAGGTGGCAGGACAAGAGCAGCACGCCTTCTCCTGACCCCTGCGCCGCCGTTATTAAGAAATTGCGGCTGCCCCCGAAACGCAGCGAGAAAATAAACTTCGTGCTCGGGTTTGCCGGCAACGAAAAAGCGGCAAAGACAACCCTTACGCTGCTCAAGAGTCGGGACATCGCGGCTCTCGACAACCATTCAAATAAACCGTTTATAAAGGTTAAAACACCGGATAAAAAACTTGACGCCATAATCAACACCTGGCTTATGACCCAGTGTATAAACTCCCGCATTAATGGGCGCACAGGCTTTTACCAGTGCGGCGGCGCGTGGGGATTCCGAGACCAGCTTCAGGACAGTTGCGCCGCACTTTTCGCAGACCCCGCGATTACGAAAGCGCATATCTACAGGTGCGCCGCCCACCAGTTCAAGGAGGGTGACGTAATGCACTGGTGGCACCAGTTGCCTTTGCGGGACGGTGGCTCCAGAGGCGTTAGGACCCGCTGCTCCGACGACCTCTTATGGCTACCTTACACTGTCTGCGAATACCTTGACAAGACCGGAGACTATTCCATTTTTGACCACGAAATCTATTACCTCGACGGCCCTGAACTGAACAAGACGGAGGAGGACAGGTATTTCCGCCCGCCCCGCTCCGAGGAAAAAGAAAATGTCTACGGCCACTGTGTCCGCGCCATTAACAGGGCATTGACGCAAGGGCGGCACGGTATCCCGCTGTTTGGCAGCGGCGACTGGAACGACGGCATGAACTTAGTCGGTATCGGCGGTGAAGGCGAAAGCGTCTGGCTTTCCATGTTCGAAATTATCGTACTCGAGCGCTTTGCGAAAGTCGCGCGGCACATGAAGGACGACGCCTTCGCCGAAAGGTGTGAAAGCGAGGCAAAAAGGTTAAGGGAAGCGACCGACGCGTCCTGTTGGGACGGGAAATGGTATCTGCGCGGTTTTTACGACGACGGCAGCCCCTTAGGCAGCGCTGAAAACACCGAATGCCGCATAGACATCCTGCCGCAGGCCTTCAGCGCCATTGCGGGGCTTTCCGACAAGGAACGGCGGCAGACTGCCCTTGATTCGGTCGCAGAACACCTTGTCGACGAGAGGCTGAAGCTGGTAAGGCTGTTTACACCGGCGTTTGACAGGGGCGGCCGAAATCCCGGATATATCCGCTCCTATTCCCCCGGCATAAGGGAAAACGGGGGACAGTACACCCACGCTGCAGTATGGGGCGCGCTTGGATTTTTATATGAGGGCAGGACAGATGAGGCCTATAAGATACTGTCGTGGATAAACCCGGCCGAGAGGGCAAAAGACGCCGACAGCGCGCTGATTTACCGGCTGGAGCCATATTATTTAGCCGCCGACATTTATACAAACCCGGCCTGTGAGGGCAGGGGCGGCTGGAGTCTTTACACAGGTGCCGCCGGCTGGTATTACCGCACTGCAGTTGAATATATGCTCGGTATCAAAATATCCGCCGACAAAATCACTTTGTCACCGTCTCTGCCGCAGGATTGGCCGGGCTTTGAAGCCAAAATCAGCCTCGGCGGCGCTGAGATGGATATTACCGTCGAACGCGGCGGCAAAGGCCTTAGCGTCGACGGCAGCCCCGCCGAGTTTATACCGATAGACGGCAAAGACCACAAAGCTCTGTTATCAATATAA
- a CDS encoding putative membrane protein (Hypothetical protein): MKKRLGILDRDMNAVGLALILLLLLQYIVILTTYYIIARCSGYNITLNGLSLKDITTAITQLRNAVSNQPAAYPAALLLYVLIGNIVPAILCAKLTGIKVSGLITHSQIKPLEITIYGIIAIGASILASLVVKIISLILNFFNLQNMPVSLKIPYNSVPGIIMITLAVVVAAPITEELICRGVILRIFRRYGDVFAIVGSALIWALLHGNLTQGLPVFVMGLIFGIIAIKAGSIAPTIIIHSINNAIALIQMIAVQTKNLMLMAFSGFFNIAIFAAAVVLAAIYMQRLLQINGKRSGSGRGFAMFFTCIPILIAIGIYIAFTALTIRPL, translated from the coding sequence ATGAAAAAACGGCTCGGAATCCTTGATCGTGATATGAATGCTGTCGGGCTTGCCCTTATTTTGCTTCTGCTGCTTCAATATATTGTAATTTTAACTACTTATTATATAATAGCGCGCTGCAGCGGATATAATATCACATTAAACGGTTTGTCTTTGAAAGATATCACAACAGCAATAACTCAGCTTCGGAATGCTGTATCGAACCAGCCGGCAGCCTATCCGGCGGCTTTGCTTTTATATGTATTGATAGGCAATATTGTGCCGGCAATATTGTGTGCGAAGCTTACCGGAATCAAGGTATCGGGGCTTATTACACATTCACAGATAAAGCCGTTAGAAATTACGATATACGGTATCATCGCCATCGGTGCAAGTATTCTGGCCTCGTTGGTAGTCAAAATAATATCCCTTATTCTGAATTTTTTTAATCTGCAAAATATGCCTGTTTCACTGAAGATACCCTATAATTCCGTCCCGGGAATCATTATGATTACACTGGCCGTCGTGGTTGCGGCGCCGATAACCGAAGAATTAATATGCCGCGGTGTGATTTTGAGAATATTCCGCCGCTATGGGGACGTATTTGCGATAGTAGGCTCAGCGCTTATCTGGGCTCTTCTGCATGGGAATCTGACACAGGGGCTGCCGGTATTTGTAATGGGGCTGATTTTTGGGATTATTGCGATAAAAGCCGGTTCGATTGCCCCAACCATTATCATACATTCTATCAACAATGCAATCGCGCTTATCCAAATGATTGCTGTGCAGACTAAAAACTTAATGTTGATGGCGTTTTCCGGCTTCTTTAATATTGCCATTTTTGCGGCCGCTGTTGTACTCGCTGCAATTTACATGCAGAGGTTGCTTCAAATCAATGGCAAACGATCTGGGAGCGGCCGCGGTTTTGCAATGTTTTTCACTTGTATTCCAATACTCATCGCAATAGGTATTTATATTGCCTTTACTGCCCTGACGATACGCCCTTTGTAA
- a CDS encoding putative membrane protein (Hypothetical protein) — protein MKREKLNLFRTTAYIVSFVVLLSSSFNYLIYVSQLLNFSHAVLFIFLHLLFLVSLCAALENIIIESALSLFNDTEKSEVEARLYGGKRFMPLRPIIFIVIFIACYIIFASPEDYSSDFRELILLIPSSAIVINARMLISGRIRYINGHYMYYNGKFNFIMSYSTNELGQLVFITEDGTLKNIGVSQENSNFKALIEEFKRNGLRSGTKQ, from the coding sequence ATGAAAAGAGAAAAGTTGAACTTATTTAGAACAACAGCCTATATTGTCTCATTTGTTGTATTGCTCAGCTCGAGCTTTAATTATTTAATCTATGTTTCGCAGTTATTGAATTTTAGTCACGCTGTTCTGTTCATTTTTTTACATCTGTTATTCTTGGTATCGCTGTGTGCAGCATTAGAAAATATTATCATTGAATCTGCATTGTCGCTTTTTAATGATACTGAAAAATCAGAGGTTGAGGCACGCCTTTACGGCGGAAAGAGATTTATGCCGCTGCGGCCGATTATTTTTATTGTCATATTTATAGCATGCTATATCATTTTTGCGAGCCCGGAGGACTATAGCAGTGATTTCAGAGAACTGATATTGCTCATCCCATCTAGTGCAATTGTCATCAACGCGCGGATGCTCATCTCCGGCCGCATAAGGTATATTAACGGGCATTACATGTATTACAACGGTAAGTTTAATTTTATTATGTCATACTCTACGAATGAACTAGGGCAGCTTGTTTTTATAACGGAAGACGGTACGCTTAAAAATATCGGTGTGTCACAGGAAAACAGCAATTTCAAGGCTCTCATTGAAGAGTTCAAGAGGAACGGATTAAGAAGCGGAACAAAGCAATGA